The following coding sequences lie in one Alloacidobacterium dinghuense genomic window:
- a CDS encoding zinc-binding dehydrogenase, with amino-acid sequence MRRKLDAAKKYIYERLEDGRFQPKIAKTFSFAQVVEAYQYLESSAQIGIRYHRALKAS; translated from the coding sequence ATGAGGCGGAAGCTTGACGCGGCGAAGAAGTACATCTACGAGCGCCTTGAGGATGGGCGTTTCCAGCCGAAGATTGCGAAGACATTTTCGTTTGCTCAGGTGGTCGAGGCGTACCAGTATCTTGAGTCGAGTGCCCAGATAGGAATTCGTTATCACCGTGCCCTGAAAGCGAGCTAA
- a CDS encoding class I SAM-dependent methyltransferase, translating into MLGIPLRYLIKHPISGVTDIAADPLQIISTAQDVYLADRERRGPQCHYETDDNWEQRLHAHLGVPLPCQASSEFWKLWRGVIGDLEAAGIRPGPESFQRWNDGDAGFVRAIWCLVRHLKPKNVVETGVAHGVTSRCILEALEKNGSGRLSSIDLPPLERPWRKQVGVAVRGRCAERWSYIKGSSRRHLPQLLSHLGQIDLFIHDSLHSERNVRFKLDRAWAVLRPNGALVVDDVDANWGFRSFTQTFSGHLSMVCEAEPLHPDLRRFNKKGLFGIILKQPTAQA; encoded by the coding sequence ATGCTAGGGATACCTCTGCGTTATCTAATCAAACATCCCATCAGCGGTGTGACGGACATAGCTGCGGATCCGCTGCAAATCATAAGTACAGCTCAAGATGTTTATCTAGCCGATCGTGAGCGGCGCGGTCCGCAATGCCACTATGAGACGGATGATAATTGGGAGCAGCGCCTTCATGCGCACCTCGGTGTTCCACTGCCCTGCCAGGCTTCTTCTGAATTCTGGAAATTGTGGCGCGGTGTGATCGGAGATCTGGAAGCGGCAGGAATTCGACCCGGCCCTGAGAGCTTTCAGAGATGGAATGATGGAGATGCCGGATTTGTTCGCGCGATCTGGTGTCTGGTTCGCCACCTGAAGCCGAAGAATGTAGTCGAGACTGGCGTTGCTCATGGAGTGACCTCCCGCTGCATTCTGGAGGCGCTTGAGAAGAATGGCAGCGGCAGGCTCAGCAGCATTGACCTTCCACCTTTGGAAAGGCCGTGGCGGAAGCAGGTTGGCGTCGCTGTTCGCGGACGCTGTGCTGAGCGATGGTCCTACATCAAGGGTTCCAGCCGGCGGCATCTGCCTCAGCTGCTTTCCCACCTGGGCCAGATTGATCTTTTCATTCACGACAGTCTGCACAGCGAACGGAACGTGCGTTTCAAACTCGATCGCGCATGGGCGGTGCTGCGACCGAATGGCGCTTTGGTTGTTGATGACGTGGATGCCAATTGGGGGTTCCGGTCTTTTACGCAGACATTTTCCGGTCATCTATCGATGGTTTGTGAGGCTGAGCCGCTCCATCCGGACTTGCGGCGCTTCAACAAGAAAGGACTGTTCGGAATCATTCTGAAACAGCCGACTGCTCAGGCCTGA
- the glgA gene encoding glycogen synthase has product MRAALMTREYPPNVYGGAGVHVEYLSRELAKKIEVEVHCWGDQNSDEGNLQVRGAQPWDKLAQGEPQKFTTALEAMSLNLAQVKSLSGVDIVHTHTWYVSMAGFLSKKLHNIPFVLTTHSLEPLRAWKAEQLGSGYAMSSWMERTAILDADAVIAVSKGTKQDILRAYPDVQADRVHVIYNGIDLAQYQKTSDTSTLPGFGVNLSQPYVLFVGRITRQKGVTHLVDAIRYMPENTQVVLCAGAPDTPEIAAEMRSKVEEARAHNPNVVWIEKMVTKQEAIELYSNCAVFCCPSVYEPFGIINLEAMACQAPVVASATGGILEVVVDGVTGYLVPFEQDPVTSFPTKPDQFARDLAAKVSDLLADTTKAKQFGQAGRKRVEEHFSWAAIADQTIDLYRGLIASRRK; this is encoded by the coding sequence GTGCGAGCAGCACTCATGACCCGCGAGTATCCGCCGAATGTGTACGGCGGCGCCGGAGTTCACGTCGAATATCTGAGCCGTGAGCTGGCAAAGAAAATCGAAGTCGAAGTACACTGCTGGGGCGATCAGAATTCGGATGAGGGCAATCTGCAAGTGCGCGGCGCGCAGCCGTGGGACAAGCTCGCGCAAGGCGAGCCGCAGAAATTTACCACGGCGCTGGAGGCGATGAGTCTCAATCTCGCGCAGGTGAAATCGCTGAGCGGCGTCGATATCGTACACACGCACACGTGGTATGTATCGATGGCCGGTTTTCTGAGCAAGAAGCTGCACAACATTCCGTTTGTCCTTACTACGCACAGCCTTGAGCCGTTGCGCGCGTGGAAGGCGGAGCAGCTTGGCAGCGGATACGCGATGAGTTCGTGGATGGAGCGGACTGCGATCCTCGATGCGGACGCGGTCATTGCTGTCTCAAAAGGAACGAAGCAGGATATTCTGCGCGCCTATCCCGATGTGCAGGCGGATCGCGTTCACGTGATCTACAACGGCATTGATCTGGCGCAATATCAGAAGACGAGCGATACATCGACGCTTCCGGGATTCGGCGTGAATCTTAGCCAGCCGTATGTGCTGTTCGTGGGACGCATTACGCGGCAGAAAGGCGTGACGCATCTTGTCGACGCGATCCGCTACATGCCTGAGAATACGCAGGTTGTTCTTTGCGCGGGCGCTCCGGATACGCCAGAGATCGCGGCCGAAATGCGCAGCAAGGTGGAAGAAGCCCGCGCTCACAATCCGAACGTTGTGTGGATCGAGAAGATGGTTACGAAGCAGGAGGCCATCGAGCTTTACAGCAACTGCGCGGTCTTCTGCTGCCCCTCTGTTTATGAGCCGTTCGGCATCATTAATCTGGAAGCGATGGCGTGTCAGGCTCCGGTTGTCGCCAGCGCTACGGGTGGGATTCTCGAAGTCGTGGTCGATGGCGTGACCGGCTACCTCGTGCCCTTTGAGCAGGACCCGGTGACCAGCTTTCCTACAAAACCGGATCAGTTTGCGCGTGACCTGGCTGCGAAGGTTTCTGATTTGTTAGCGGATACGACGAAAGCCAAACAGTTTGGACAAGCCGGTCGCAAGCGGGTTGAAGAACACTTCTCCTGGGCAGCAATTGCGGATCAGACGATTGATTTGTATCGCGGGCTGATTGCGTCGCGACGGAAATAA
- a CDS encoding glutathione peroxidase: MSAPVQSIPVRRITGEETTLADYSGKVILVVNVASKCGLTPQYEALEKLYRQYNDQGLVVCGFPSNDFAGQEPGTNEDIQSFCSLNFGVDFPLYEKITVVGEAKHPLYHALIEAQPTAVSTSAEPFEEDLRRFGVQPNEAPEILWNFEKFVVSRNGEVAARFAPNTTPDDPALVSAIESELARN; this comes from the coding sequence ATGAGCGCTCCCGTCCAATCCATTCCCGTCCGCCGCATTACCGGAGAAGAAACGACTCTCGCCGACTACAGCGGCAAGGTCATCCTTGTCGTGAACGTCGCTTCAAAGTGCGGGCTGACGCCGCAGTATGAGGCGCTGGAAAAGCTCTATCGCCAGTACAACGATCAAGGCCTGGTGGTCTGCGGCTTTCCCTCCAATGACTTCGCTGGACAGGAGCCCGGCACGAACGAAGATATCCAGAGCTTCTGCAGCCTCAACTTTGGTGTTGATTTTCCGTTATACGAGAAGATCACCGTGGTTGGTGAGGCGAAGCATCCGCTGTATCACGCTCTGATCGAGGCGCAACCGACGGCGGTGAGCACATCGGCAGAGCCATTCGAGGAAGACCTTAGGCGCTTCGGCGTTCAACCAAACGAGGCGCCGGAGATCCTGTGGAACTTTGAAAAATTTGTTGTGTCCCGCAACGGAGAAGTCGCCGCTCGCTTCGCTCCTAACACCACACCGGACGATCCGGCGCTGGTGAGCGCTATTGAATCGGAGCTTGCCAGGAATTAA